The Bradyrhizobium sp. WBAH42 genome includes a window with the following:
- the rpe gene encoding ribulose-phosphate 3-epimerase, protein MTQAFAPRPLAIAPSILASDFSKLGEEVRSVDAAGADWIHLDVMDGHFVPNISYGPDVIKAMRPHTKKIFDAHLMISPCDPYLEAFAKAGCDHITVHAEAGPHLHRSLQAIRALGKKAGVSLNPATPISALEYVLDLVDLVLVMSVNPGFGGQAFIPSAINKIRDIRAMVAGRPIDIEVDGGVGPDVAGALAAAGANAFVAGTSVFKGGTQDAYKANIAAIRNAALGARGEAI, encoded by the coding sequence ATGACACAAGCTTTCGCCCCCCGCCCACTGGCCATCGCGCCCTCGATCCTGGCCTCGGACTTCTCCAAGCTCGGTGAGGAGGTGCGCAGTGTAGACGCCGCCGGCGCCGACTGGATCCATCTCGACGTGATGGACGGGCACTTCGTTCCGAACATCTCCTATGGCCCTGATGTCATCAAGGCGATGCGCCCGCACACCAAGAAGATCTTCGACGCGCATCTGATGATCTCGCCCTGCGATCCCTATCTCGAGGCCTTCGCCAAAGCCGGCTGCGACCACATCACCGTGCACGCGGAGGCGGGTCCCCACCTGCACCGCTCGCTCCAGGCGATCCGCGCGCTCGGCAAGAAGGCCGGCGTCTCGCTCAATCCGGCGACGCCGATCAGCGCGCTCGAATACGTCCTCGACCTCGTCGACCTCGTGCTGGTGATGTCGGTCAATCCGGGCTTCGGCGGCCAGGCCTTCATTCCCTCCGCGATCAACAAGATCCGCGACATCCGGGCAATGGTAGCGGGCCGTCCGATCGACATCGAGGTCGACGGCGGCGTCGGCCCCGATGTTGCGGGCGCGCTCGCCGCGGCCGGCGCCAACGCCTTCGTCGCCGGCACCTCGGTGTTCAAGGGTGGCACGCAGGACGCCTACAAGGCCAACATCGCCGCGATCCGCAACGCGGCACTTGGGGCACGCGGCGAGGCAATCTGA
- a CDS encoding response regulator, protein MPRVLIIDDQKDVRAMIAIVLRVNRFEVMEAESGAAGLKAFAESPFDAAIVDIFLGDTNGVDVITALRERAPALPVIAVSGMTALDFMDQSPHLANLACLQKPFRPNDLLQALRKAQAAAGGEISAAV, encoded by the coding sequence ATGCCACGCGTGCTCATCATCGACGACCAGAAGGACGTCCGTGCGATGATCGCGATCGTGCTTCGGGTCAATCGTTTCGAGGTCATGGAGGCCGAAAGCGGCGCGGCGGGGCTGAAGGCGTTTGCGGAAAGCCCCTTTGACGCGGCGATCGTCGACATCTTCCTCGGCGATACCAATGGCGTCGATGTCATCACGGCCCTGCGCGAGCGCGCGCCAGCGCTGCCCGTGATTGCGGTATCCGGGATGACGGCGCTCGATTTCATGGACCAATCGCCCCACCTCGCCAACCTCGCCTGCCTGCAAAAGCCGTTTCGGCCGAACGATCTGCTGCAAGCGCTCCGCAAGGCCCAGGCCGCGGCGGGCGGCGAGATCTCGGCCGCGGTCTGA
- a CDS encoding KTSC domain-containing protein, with the protein MPSSVIRFFRYAPDTRELKVTFVSGRLYVYEDVSPEVAAAFGDARAKGTFFNREIRDRYAYRDITHEYAG; encoded by the coding sequence ATGCCCTCTTCCGTGATCCGCTTCTTTCGCTATGCGCCCGATACACGCGAGCTGAAGGTGACGTTCGTCAGCGGACGCCTCTATGTCTATGAGGATGTTTCGCCCGAGGTCGCTGCCGCGTTCGGGGATGCGCGCGCAAAAGGAACGTTCTTCAATCGCGAGATCCGCGACCGCTATGCCTATCGTGACATCACGCACGAATATGCCGGCTAA
- a CDS encoding branched-chain amino acid ABC transporter substrate-binding protein translates to MKSLKLIGLAFGASLALSSAAFAQDVTVAVAGPMTGGESAFGRQMKNGAEMAIADINAAGGVNGKKLALNAEDDACDPKQARSVAEKIAGAKIPFVAGHFCSSSSIPASEAYADGNVLQITPASTNPLFTERKLWNVARVCGRDDQQGLIAAQYIAKNYKGKNIAILNDKTTYGKGLADETKKALNKAGITEKLYESYNKGDKDFNAIVSRLKKENVELVYVGGYHQEAGLILRQMRDQGLKTVLMSGDALADKEYASITGPAGEGTLFTFGPDPRNKPTAKKIVEAFKAKGIDPEGYTLYTYAALQVWTQAVKKAGTTDAKKVMETIKAGKWDTVLGPIEIDAKGDLKQIDYVVYKWDAKGNYAELGAKGS, encoded by the coding sequence ATGAAATCACTGAAGCTCATCGGTCTAGCATTCGGCGCATCGCTCGCGCTGTCGAGCGCGGCATTCGCGCAGGATGTCACCGTCGCAGTCGCAGGCCCGATGACCGGCGGCGAGTCCGCCTTCGGCCGCCAGATGAAGAACGGCGCCGAGATGGCCATCGCCGACATCAACGCCGCCGGTGGCGTCAACGGCAAGAAGCTCGCGCTCAACGCCGAGGACGACGCCTGCGATCCGAAACAGGCCCGCTCGGTGGCGGAAAAGATCGCCGGCGCCAAGATCCCGTTCGTCGCCGGCCATTTCTGCTCGTCGTCTTCGATCCCGGCCTCTGAAGCCTATGCGGACGGCAACGTCCTGCAAATCACTCCGGCTTCGACCAACCCGCTCTTCACCGAGCGCAAGCTGTGGAACGTGGCGCGGGTGTGCGGCCGCGACGACCAGCAGGGCCTGATCGCCGCGCAATACATCGCCAAGAACTACAAGGGCAAGAACATCGCCATCCTCAACGACAAGACCACCTACGGCAAGGGACTTGCGGACGAGACCAAGAAGGCGCTCAACAAGGCCGGCATCACCGAGAAGCTCTACGAGAGCTACAACAAGGGCGACAAGGACTTCAACGCGATCGTCTCGCGCCTGAAGAAGGAGAATGTCGAGCTCGTCTATGTCGGCGGTTACCATCAGGAAGCCGGCCTCATCCTGCGCCAGATGCGCGATCAGGGCCTGAAGACGGTGCTGATGTCGGGCGACGCGCTCGCCGACAAGGAGTACGCCTCCATCACCGGTCCCGCCGGCGAAGGCACGCTGTTCACCTTCGGTCCCGATCCGCGCAACAAGCCGACCGCGAAGAAGATCGTCGAGGCGTTCAAGGCCAAGGGCATCGATCCGGAAGGCTATACGCTCTATACCTACGCTGCGCTGCAGGTCTGGACGCAGGCGGTCAAGAAGGCCGGCACCACCGACGCCAAGAAGGTCATGGAGACCATCAAGGCCGGCAAGTGGGACACGGTGCTCGGCCCGATCGAAATTGACGCCAAGGGCGACCTCAAGCAGATCGACTATGTCGTCTACAAGTGGGACGCCAAGGGCAATTACGCCGAGCTCGGCGCCAAGGGTTCTTGA
- a CDS encoding EF-hand domain-containing protein — translation MLLALGAVSSALDAIQSLTNSKSSSAAHKTGASQSAPVNPFAIDSGSSSTAGATSSVNAGKYPQISSETMNALFAAQSQSADGAASSNSTSSTSKSREAALKDLFSQIDADGDGKITQSEFEDALGAGGTNLAQADDVFSKMDANADGSINLGEMTKALRGGHGRHHAQGAGDGSNSSSQSSRGSTSTTTTNADGSTTTTVTYADGFKMSTTVPGAASASNAKGGGNSPYDWFGQMMQRQAQATAGAAASSMSISV, via the coding sequence ATGTTGTTAGCCCTAGGTGCGGTATCGAGCGCGCTCGACGCGATCCAGTCGCTGACGAACTCGAAATCGTCCTCGGCGGCGCACAAGACGGGCGCCTCGCAGAGCGCGCCGGTCAATCCGTTCGCAATCGACAGTGGCAGCAGCAGCACGGCCGGCGCGACCTCGTCGGTCAATGCAGGCAAATATCCGCAGATCTCGTCGGAGACGATGAACGCGCTGTTCGCGGCGCAGAGCCAGTCGGCCGACGGCGCGGCCTCGTCGAACTCGACCTCCTCGACGTCGAAGAGCCGGGAGGCTGCGCTGAAGGATCTGTTCTCGCAGATCGACGCGGACGGCGACGGCAAGATCACCCAGTCCGAGTTCGAGGACGCGCTCGGCGCGGGCGGCACCAACCTGGCCCAGGCCGACGACGTGTTCTCGAAGATGGATGCGAATGCGGATGGCAGCATCAATCTCGGCGAGATGACGAAGGCGCTGAGGGGCGGTCACGGCCGTCATCACGCGCAGGGCGCGGGCGATGGCTCGAATTCCTCGTCGCAATCCAGCCGCGGCTCGACGTCGACCACGACGACCAATGCCGACGGCTCGACCACCACCACCGTCACCTATGCCGACGGCTTCAAGATGTCGACGACGGTGCCGGGCGCCGCCAGCGCGTCGAATGCGAAAGGTGGCGGCAACTCGCCTTATGACTGGTTCGGGCAGATGATGCAGCGCCAGGCGCAGGCCACTGCGGGAGCAGCGGCTTCATCGATGTCGATCAGCGTGTGA
- a CDS encoding PAS domain S-box protein has product MLKPDLLNTEARELDVPATIDRTTFLSTLPATSTDRTAALTIVGVSSLLFAAAVPFAGTPLLPVPAFVASYQSALAVSDIVTAVLLLSQFAILRTRALLWLASGYLFTAAAALVHALTFPGLFAPTGLLGAGRQTTVWLYMVWHAGFPLCVMAYAWLKEKDGGPRIRGAASNAIYGSVLCVIAAMAVFAWIVTAQHDRLPVLLSEGRYTATMIGVVSFVWSLSFAALVSLWFRRPHTVIDIWLMVVMCAWLFDIALSAIVNVARFDLGFYAGRLYGLAAATFVLAVLLIENVRLQARTVGLVGRLRQQSASERDYFGKRLALYGAVVESSNDAIITKSLDGIITGWNKAAEHLFGYSAAEAVGRSIDIIVPPDRKGEVRSILNRIASNESIAQHETVRTRKDGRPLDVVLNISPLRTDDGEIIGASKIAHDITEEKQAREKLRRETEERQRIFETSQDLILVTDGYGNFVQVSPSVQNILGYSPEDMVGHSAIEFIHPDDLEKTRSEMRAARRGAVKRSFEARYYHYDGHEVSLNWMGTWSEPVKRHFFIGRDLTDKQAAEAQLRQVQKMDSIGQLTGGVAHDFNNVLTVITGTIGILSDAVADRPELAAITKLIDDAAERGAQLTKHLLAFARKQPLQPREIDVNALVLEAAKLLHPTLGEQISIMPQLTEDAWPTLVDPGQLSTAILNLALNARDAMPEGGTLVLETRNIFLDDGYASMNPDVVAGNYVMIAVSDTGSGIPAELIDRVFDPFFTTKEVGKGTGLGLSMVFGFVKQSGGHIKIYSEEGHGTSVKIYLPRSTGVQETEFEALQNAPITGGNEKILIVEDDALVRQYVVTQVKSLGYTALEAANGAEALNIIDSDETIDLLFTDIIMPGNMNGRQLADEAHKRRPDLKTLFTSGYTENAIVHHGRLDSGVLLLAKPYRKSELAKMLRTALAC; this is encoded by the coding sequence ATGCTCAAACCCGACCTACTCAACACCGAGGCGCGCGAACTGGACGTGCCTGCGACGATCGACCGAACCACCTTTCTGTCGACCCTGCCGGCCACCTCGACCGACCGCACTGCAGCATTGACGATTGTCGGTGTGTCCTCCCTGCTGTTCGCCGCGGCCGTGCCCTTCGCCGGTACCCCGCTCCTGCCGGTCCCCGCCTTCGTCGCCAGCTATCAATCCGCGCTGGCCGTGAGCGACATCGTCACGGCCGTGTTGCTGCTATCGCAATTTGCGATTCTGCGGACCCGCGCGCTGCTGTGGCTCGCGAGCGGCTATCTCTTCACCGCCGCGGCGGCGCTGGTTCATGCCCTCACCTTCCCCGGCCTGTTCGCACCGACCGGACTCCTGGGCGCGGGCCGGCAGACCACGGTCTGGCTCTACATGGTCTGGCACGCCGGCTTTCCGCTCTGTGTGATGGCGTATGCCTGGCTGAAGGAAAAGGACGGTGGCCCCCGGATCCGCGGCGCGGCAAGCAACGCGATTTATGGCAGCGTGCTCTGCGTCATCGCCGCGATGGCCGTCTTCGCCTGGATCGTCACCGCACAGCACGATCGGTTGCCGGTCCTGCTGAGCGAGGGCCGCTACACGGCGACCATGATCGGAGTCGTGTCCTTCGTGTGGTCGCTGAGCTTTGCCGCGCTGGTCTCGCTCTGGTTCCGCAGGCCGCATACGGTGATCGATATCTGGCTCATGGTGGTCATGTGCGCCTGGCTGTTCGACATCGCACTGTCGGCGATCGTCAACGTCGCGCGCTTCGATCTCGGCTTCTATGCCGGCCGGCTCTACGGCCTCGCCGCGGCGACCTTCGTGCTCGCGGTGCTTCTGATCGAGAATGTCCGCCTGCAGGCGCGTACGGTGGGCCTCGTCGGAAGGCTGCGCCAGCAATCGGCCTCGGAACGCGACTATTTCGGCAAGCGCCTCGCGCTGTACGGCGCAGTGGTCGAATCGTCCAATGACGCGATCATCACCAAGTCGCTCGACGGCATCATCACCGGCTGGAACAAGGCCGCCGAACATCTGTTCGGCTACTCGGCCGCCGAGGCCGTCGGCAGGTCGATCGACATCATCGTGCCGCCGGATCGCAAGGGCGAAGTCAGGAGCATCCTCAACCGGATCGCCAGCAACGAGTCGATCGCCCAGCACGAGACGGTCCGAACCCGTAAAGACGGCCGCCCGCTGGACGTCGTCCTGAACATCTCACCGCTGCGGACCGACGATGGAGAGATCATCGGCGCTTCCAAGATCGCCCATGACATCACCGAAGAGAAGCAGGCCAGAGAGAAGCTGCGCCGCGAGACCGAGGAACGCCAGCGCATCTTCGAGACATCGCAGGACCTGATCCTGGTCACCGACGGCTACGGCAATTTCGTCCAGGTCAGCCCGAGCGTGCAGAACATTCTCGGCTACAGCCCCGAGGACATGGTCGGGCACAGCGCGATCGAGTTCATCCATCCCGACGATCTCGAGAAGACGCGGAGCGAGATGCGCGCAGCCCGTCGCGGCGCGGTCAAGCGCAGCTTCGAGGCGCGCTATTACCATTACGACGGTCACGAGGTCTCGCTGAACTGGATGGGCACGTGGTCCGAGCCGGTAAAGCGCCACTTCTTCATCGGCCGCGACCTCACCGACAAGCAGGCCGCCGAAGCCCAGCTCCGGCAGGTCCAGAAAATGGACTCGATCGGCCAGTTGACCGGCGGCGTCGCCCACGACTTCAACAACGTGCTGACCGTCATCACGGGCACGATCGGCATTCTCAGCGACGCGGTCGCCGACCGACCCGAGCTTGCCGCCATCACCAAGCTGATCGACGACGCCGCCGAGCGCGGCGCGCAGCTGACCAAGCATCTGCTCGCCTTCGCCCGCAAGCAGCCGCTCCAGCCGCGCGAGATCGACGTCAACGCACTGGTGCTTGAAGCCGCCAAGCTGCTGCATCCGACGCTCGGCGAGCAGATCAGCATCATGCCGCAGCTCACCGAGGATGCCTGGCCGACGCTGGTCGACCCGGGCCAGTTGTCCACCGCGATCCTCAATCTCGCGCTGAACGCGCGCGACGCCATGCCCGAGGGCGGCACCCTGGTGCTGGAGACCCGCAACATCTTCCTCGACGACGGCTATGCCAGCATGAATCCCGACGTCGTCGCCGGCAATTACGTGATGATCGCCGTCAGCGACACCGGCAGCGGAATTCCTGCCGAGCTGATCGACCGGGTGTTCGATCCCTTCTTCACCACCAAGGAGGTCGGCAAGGGCACCGGCCTCGGCCTCAGCATGGTGTTCGGCTTCGTCAAGCAATCGGGCGGCCACATCAAGATCTACAGCGAGGAAGGCCACGGCACGAGCGTGAAGATCTACCTGCCGCGCTCGACCGGGGTGCAGGAGACCGAGTTCGAGGCGCTCCAGAATGCGCCCATCACCGGCGGCAACGAGAAGATCCTGATCGTCGAGGACGATGCGCTGGTGCGGCAGTATGTCGTGACGCAGGTCAAAAGTCTCGGCTATACCGCGCTCGAGGCCGCCAACGGCGCCGAGGCGCTCAATATCATCGACAGCGACGAAACCATCGACCTGCTGTTCACCGACATCATCATGCCCGGCAACATGAACGGCCGCCAGCTGGCCGACGAAGCGCACAAGCGCCGCCCAGATTTGAAGACGCTGTTCACCTCGGGCTACACCGAGAACGCCATCGTCCATCACGGCCGGCTCGATTCCGGCGTGCTGCTGCTGGCCAAGCCCTACCGCAAGTCCGAGCTCGCCAAGATGCTGAGGACCGCGCTCGCCTGTTGA
- a CDS encoding P1 family peptidase, which yields MKNLLTDIAGVRVGHAEDPKVGSGATAIIFDSPAIAAIDVRGGGPGTREDALLDLANTVERVDAIALSGGSAFGLDTGGGVQAWLAEQGRGHRVREALIPIVPGAILFDLLNGGDKAWGRFSPYRDLGYAAATAAASADFALGSVGAGFGATTATFKGGLGSASAVTPSGIKVAAVVAVNAVGSVTVGNGPWFWAAPFEVDGEFGGRGLPDKFTEDMLRMRIKGGPAASARENTTIGAVVTNAVLTKPQAKRLAMIAHTGFARAIYPVHAPTDGDVLFAAATCEKPIEPLVGLTELGTIAANVVARAIARGVYSATALPFPGAQAAWKDRFG from the coding sequence GTGAAGAACCTTCTCACCGACATCGCCGGCGTCCGGGTCGGCCATGCCGAGGACCCGAAAGTCGGCTCCGGCGCGACCGCGATCATCTTCGATTCTCCCGCGATCGCCGCGATCGACGTTCGCGGCGGCGGCCCCGGCACGCGCGAGGATGCACTGCTCGATCTTGCCAACACGGTCGAGCGCGTCGACGCCATCGCGCTGTCGGGCGGCTCGGCCTTCGGCCTCGACACCGGCGGCGGCGTGCAGGCCTGGCTCGCCGAGCAGGGCCGCGGCCACCGGGTTCGCGAAGCGCTGATCCCGATCGTCCCTGGGGCGATCCTGTTCGACCTGCTCAATGGCGGCGACAAGGCCTGGGGACGCTTCTCGCCCTATCGCGACCTCGGCTATGCCGCGGCGACCGCCGCCGCCAGCGCGGATTTCGCCCTTGGGAGCGTCGGCGCAGGCTTCGGCGCCACCACCGCGACGTTCAAGGGCGGGCTCGGCTCGGCATCGGCCGTGACGCCGAGCGGAATCAAGGTCGCGGCGGTCGTCGCCGTCAACGCGGTGGGCAGCGTCACCGTCGGCAATGGCCCGTGGTTCTGGGCGGCACCGTTCGAGGTGGACGGCGAATTCGGCGGACGCGGCCTGCCGGACAAGTTCACCGAGGACATGCTCCGCATGCGCATCAAGGGCGGACCTGCCGCGAGCGCGCGCGAAAACACCACCATCGGCGCCGTCGTGACCAACGCGGTGCTGACCAAGCCCCAGGCCAAGCGGCTGGCGATGATCGCGCATACCGGCTTCGCCCGCGCGATCTATCCGGTGCACGCGCCGACCGACGGCGACGTGCTGTTTGCCGCCGCCACGTGCGAAAAGCCGATCGAGCCGCTGGTTGGCCTCACCGAGCTCGGCACGATCGCCGCCAACGTGGTCGCCCGCGCGATCGCCCGCGGCGTCTACAGCGCGACGGCCTTGCCCTTTCCGGGCGCGCAGGCGGCCTGGAAGGACCGGTTCGGCTAG
- the livM gene encoding high-affinity branched-chain amino acid ABC transporter permease LivM, with translation MTAPSTHTTKPATGIPALLKTAFINAVIALVLFSLMVGIRTEAGSEGQLTYWTRFGELASLVAAVFGGSIVIELLRQWIGPAGTEKLVPPAVQKGMSLVGRYLAPALLIFTLLVPVIFYNQRYILDLAILVLTYVMLGWGLNVVVGLAGLLDLGYVAFYAVGAYSYALLATNFGWSFWICLPLAGILAAFWGVLLGFPVLRLRGDYLAIVTLAFGEIIRLVLINWQSLTGGPNGVSGIPRPTLFGIPLSNTDDGLAAMLRIEYSPTHRIVFLFYLILALALLTNWVTIRLRRLPIGRAWEALREDEVACRALGINTTTTKLTAFATGAMFGGFAGAFFATRQGFISPESFTFQESALVLAIVVLGGMGSQLGVALAALTMIGGFELFRGLETYRMLVFGWAMVLIMIWRPRGLVGHRAPTVYLKKAQAISSDLVKEGHG, from the coding sequence GTGACAGCTCCCTCGACCCACACGACCAAACCTGCAACGGGCATCCCCGCCCTCCTCAAGACCGCCTTCATCAACGCAGTGATCGCGCTGGTGCTATTCTCGCTGATGGTCGGCATCCGCACCGAGGCGGGCTCCGAGGGCCAGCTCACTTACTGGACGCGATTCGGCGAGCTCGCCTCCCTCGTCGCCGCCGTGTTCGGCGGCTCGATCGTGATCGAGCTGCTCAGGCAATGGATCGGCCCGGCCGGCACCGAGAAGCTGGTGCCACCAGCGGTGCAGAAGGGCATGTCGCTGGTCGGCCGCTACCTTGCACCCGCGCTGCTGATCTTCACGCTGCTGGTGCCCGTCATCTTCTATAACCAGCGCTACATCCTCGACCTCGCCATTCTCGTACTGACCTATGTGATGCTGGGCTGGGGCCTCAACGTCGTGGTCGGGCTCGCCGGCCTGCTCGATCTCGGCTACGTCGCCTTCTATGCGGTCGGCGCCTATTCCTACGCGCTGCTCGCCACCAATTTCGGCTGGTCGTTCTGGATCTGCCTGCCGCTCGCCGGCATCCTCGCCGCATTCTGGGGCGTGCTGCTCGGCTTTCCCGTGCTGCGCCTGCGCGGCGACTATCTCGCCATCGTGACGCTCGCCTTCGGCGAGATCATCCGCCTCGTCCTGATCAATTGGCAGAGTCTGACCGGCGGACCGAACGGCGTATCCGGTATTCCGCGTCCGACCCTGTTCGGCATTCCGCTGAGCAACACCGACGATGGGCTGGCCGCCATGCTCCGCATCGAGTATTCGCCGACCCACCGTATCGTCTTCCTGTTCTATCTGATCCTGGCGCTGGCGCTGCTCACCAACTGGGTGACGATCCGCCTGCGCCGGCTGCCGATCGGGCGCGCCTGGGAGGCCTTGCGCGAGGACGAGGTCGCCTGCCGCGCGCTTGGCATCAACACCACGACGACCAAGCTCACGGCGTTCGCGACCGGCGCGATGTTCGGCGGCTTCGCCGGCGCCTTCTTCGCCACCCGCCAGGGCTTCATCAGCCCGGAATCCTTCACCTTCCAGGAATCGGCGCTGGTGCTCGCCATCGTCGTGCTCGGCGGCATGGGCTCGCAGCTCGGCGTCGCGCTCGCGGCGCTGACCATGATCGGCGGGTTCGAGCTGTTCCGCGGCCTCGAGACCTATCGCATGCTGGTGTTCGGCTGGGCCATGGTGCTGATCATGATCTGGCGGCCACGGGGCCTCGTCGGCCATCGCGCGCCGACCGTCTATCTGAAGAAGGCGCAGGCCATCTCCTCCGACCTCGTCAAGGAGGGCCACGGATGA
- a CDS encoding ABC transporter ATP-binding protein gives MTAASPLLAIRGLRAAYGKIEALKGVDVDINSGEIVALIGANGAGKSTLMMTIFGKPRARAGQILYEGRDITAVPTHEIAHLRIAQSPEGRRIFPRMSVAENLQMGADVTESTPAERESTLERVFALFPRLKERFAQRGGTLSGGEQQMLAIGRALMSRPRLLMLDEPSLGLAPLIARQIFDAIRTLNRQDGLTVLIVEQNANHALKLAHRGYVMVNGLITLAGSGAELLQRPEIRAAYLEGGRH, from the coding sequence GTGACGGCGGCATCCCCCCTGCTCGCGATCCGGGGCCTGCGCGCGGCGTACGGCAAGATCGAGGCCTTGAAGGGCGTCGACGTCGACATCAATTCCGGCGAGATCGTCGCGCTGATCGGCGCCAACGGCGCCGGCAAGTCGACGCTGATGATGACGATCTTCGGCAAGCCGCGCGCCCGCGCCGGGCAGATCCTGTACGAGGGCAGGGACATCACGGCCGTCCCGACCCACGAGATCGCCCATTTGCGCATCGCGCAGTCGCCCGAAGGCCGCCGCATCTTCCCGCGCATGAGCGTCGCCGAAAACCTCCAGATGGGGGCCGACGTCACCGAGAGCACGCCGGCGGAACGGGAGAGCACGCTCGAGCGCGTGTTCGCCCTGTTTCCCCGCCTGAAGGAGCGTTTCGCCCAGCGCGGCGGAACCCTGTCCGGCGGCGAGCAGCAGATGCTGGCGATCGGCCGCGCCTTGATGAGCCGCCCTCGCCTGCTCATGCTCGATGAACCCTCGCTGGGGCTCGCCCCGCTCATCGCGCGGCAGATTTTCGACGCCATCCGCACACTGAACCGGCAGGACGGCCTGACCGTGCTGATCGTCGAGCAGAACGCCAACCATGCCCTCAAGCTCGCCCACCGCGGCTATGTCATGGTCAATGGCCTGATCACGCTGGCCGGCAGCGGCGCCGAATTGCTGCAGCGCCCCGAGATCCGCGCCGCTTATCTGGAAGGCGGCCGGCACTGA
- a CDS encoding ABC transporter ATP-binding protein codes for MSGERILHVDQLTMRFGGIVAVQNLSFAAERRKITALIGPNGAGKTTVFNCITGFYKPTGGAIRLTHDDGREIALERLNDFRIAKQAKVARTFQNIRLFPGMTVLENLMVAQHNMLMRASGFTLLGLVGAPAYRDAEKRAIDLATDWLKRVSLLDRADDAAGNLAYGDQRRLEIARAMCTEPALLCLDEPAAGLNARESAALNELLLSIRNDLGTSILLIEHDMSVVMEISDHIVVMDHGVKIAQGTPREVRDDPKVIAAYLGADEEEAMAVMESGS; via the coding sequence ATGAGCGGCGAGCGTATCCTCCACGTCGATCAGCTCACCATGCGCTTCGGCGGCATCGTTGCCGTGCAGAACCTGTCGTTCGCGGCGGAGCGGCGCAAGATTACGGCGCTGATCGGACCGAACGGTGCGGGCAAGACCACCGTGTTCAACTGCATCACCGGCTTCTACAAGCCGACCGGCGGCGCCATCCGCCTCACCCACGATGACGGCAGGGAAATCGCGCTCGAGCGGCTCAACGACTTCCGTATCGCCAAGCAGGCCAAGGTCGCGCGCACCTTCCAGAATATCCGCCTGTTTCCCGGGATGACCGTGCTCGAAAACCTGATGGTGGCGCAACACAACATGCTGATGCGCGCCTCGGGCTTCACCTTGCTCGGCCTTGTCGGCGCGCCGGCCTATCGCGACGCCGAAAAGCGCGCGATCGATCTCGCCACCGACTGGCTGAAGCGGGTCAGCCTGCTCGACCGCGCCGACGATGCGGCCGGCAATCTCGCCTATGGCGATCAGCGCCGCCTCGAGATCGCGCGCGCGATGTGCACCGAGCCTGCACTCCTGTGCCTTGACGAGCCGGCTGCAGGCCTCAACGCGCGAGAGAGCGCCGCGTTGAACGAACTCCTGCTTTCGATCCGCAACGACCTTGGAACGTCGATCCTCCTGATCGAGCATGACATGTCGGTCGTGATGGAGATCTCCGACCACATCGTGGTGATGGATCACGGCGTGAAGATCGCACAAGGCACGCCGCGCGAGGTGCGCGACGATCCCAAGGTGATCGCCGCCTATCTCGGCGCCGACGAGGAAGAGGCCATGGCCGTCATGGAGAGCGGATCGTGA